TGCAGTTGCTGGGCTACGGCGCAAGCAGCGATGCCTACCATATGTCTTCGCCCCGCCCCGATGGTTTGGGTGCAGCCCAATCCTTTCAGGCTGCTTTGGATAAAGCCAGTTTGAAAGCAGAAGACATCGGCTGGATCAATCTGCACGGCACCGGCACGCAGCACAACGACAGCATGGAAAGCCGAGCCGTTGCCGAAGTATTTGGCAGCCATACCCTTTGCACGTCAACCAAACCGTCTACCGGTCATACCTTGGGCGCAGCCGGTGCGATTGAAGCCGCATTTGCCTGGTTGATGGCCAACCGCCAATACAATCCGGAAGGCAAACTGCCGCCGCAACAATGGGACAATGTACCCGATTCCGAGCTGCCCAACATTGCTTTGACCGACGAAAACAGCCGCTGGCCGTCTGAAAAACGCATTGCCGCCAGCTCATCATTCGCTTTCGGTGGCAGCAATGCTGTTTTGATTATCGGATAAGTCCTTATATTTAGGCTGTCTTTTCAGACGGCCTTTTTCTTTTCCGCAACTTAAAAAACAATAACATCAAAACAACAACCAAATCCGCCGAAATATGCCATAATTAGCCTTAGCACGTTTCATCTCGCGATGTGCCCGAAAAGAAAAACTTAACCTACATAGAGAATAATCCCATGACTAAATCCACCATTATCTATACCTACACCGACGAAGCTCCTGCATTGGCCACTCAATCCCTGTTGCCAATCGTGCAGGCGTTTACCCGCCACGCCGATATTAATGTCAAAACCAGCGACATTTCTCTCTCCGGCCGTATTTTGGCGGCTTTTCCAGAATACCTGACCGAAGTGCAACGCGTACCTGATGCGCTTGCCGAATTGGGCGAACTGGTGAAACAACCCGATGCAAACGTAATCAAACTGCCGAACATCAGCGCATCCGTACCTCAACTGACTGCCGCGATTAAAGAATTGCAGTCTAAAGGCTTTGCCGTTCCCGACTATCCTGCCGACCCTCAAACCGATAAAGAAAAAGCCGTACGCGAACGCTACGACCGCATCAAAGGCAGCGCGGTAAACCCTGTCCTGCGTGAAGGCAACTCCGACCGTCGCGCGCCTAAAGCAGTGAAAAACTTTGCGAAAAAACATCCGCACAGCATGGGCGCATGGACCAAAGATTCCAAAACCCACGTTGCCACCATGCAAAGCGGCGACTTTTTCCATAACGAACAATCCGTTACCGTACCTGAAGCGACTTCCGTATCCATCGTGTTCACCGACAAACAAGGCAACAAAAAAGAGCTGCGCGAGCCTGTTGCCCTGAAAGCCGGCGAAATCATTGACGCGACCGTAATGAGCAAAAAAGCCCTGCTTGCCTTCCTTGCCGAGCAAGTCAAAGACGCGAAGGCAAAAGGCGTATTGTTCTCGCTGCACATGAAAGCCACCATGATGAAAGTGTCCGACCCGATTATCTTCGGACACGCCGTCAAAGTATTCTTCGCGCCTGTATTTGAAAAATTCGGCGACAAACTGGCTGCCGCAGGCGTCAATGTCAACAACGGCTTCGGCAACCTGCTTGCCAATTTGGACAAACTGGATGCGGACACCCGCGCAGCCGTTGAAGCCGAAATCGCCGCCGTTTACTCCGCCAACCCTGATTTGGCGATGGTTGATTCCGACAAAGGCATCACCAACCTGCACGTTCCTAGCGATGTCATCGTCGATGCTTCTATGCCTGCGATGATTCGTAATTCCGGCCGTATGTGGGATAAAGACGGCAAAGCGCAAGACACCAAAGCCGTCATTCCTGACAGCAGCTACGCCGGTGTTTACCAAGCAACCATCGACTTCTGCCGCGAACACGGCGCGTTTGACCCGACAACCATGGGTACTGTTCCTAACGTCGGTCTGATGGCGCAAGCAGCCGAAGAATATGGTTCACACAACAAAACTTTCGAAATCGAAGCCGACGGTCAAGTTCAAGTGGTTGATGCAGCAGGCAATGTCCTGATGCAACACGACGTTGAAGCCGGCGACATCTGGCGTATGTGCCAAACCAAAGACGCTCCGGTTAAAGACTGGGTACAACTCGCTGTTAACCGCGCCCGTCTGAGCAACACGCCAGCCGTATTCTGGCTCGACGAAAACCGTCCGCACGACAAGGGCCTGCTCGCCAAGGTTAAAGCTTACCTTGCCGAACTGGATACCGACGGCCTCGACATCCGCGTCCTCGCTCCTGAAGAAGCCGCTAAATTCAGCTTGGGCCGTCTGAAAAACGGTGAAGATACTATCTCCGTAACCGGTAACGTCCTGCGCGACTACCTGACCGACTTGTTCCCAATTTTGGAACTGGGTACCAGCGCGAAAATGCTGTCTATCGTTCCATTGATGAATGGCGGCGGTATGTTTGAAACCGGCGCTGGCGGCTCCGCACCGAAACATGTTCAACAATTCCTCGAAGAAAACCACTTGCGTTGGGACTCTTTGGGCGAATTCCTAGCACTCGCCGTATCGTTTGAACATCTGGCGCAAAAAACCGGCAACGCCAAAGCCCAAGTCCTCGCCGACACTTTGGATGCAGCCACCGAAAAACTGCTGTTGAACGACAAATCGCCTAAACGTAAAGCAGGCGAACTCGACAACCGCGGCAGCCATTTCTACCTCACACTCTACTGGGCGCAAGAATTGGCGGCGCAAGACAAAGATGCCGAACTGAAAGCCGCATTTGCTCCATTGGCAGCCGCTTTGACTGCCGACGAAGCCAAAATCGTTGAAGAACTCTCTGCCGTACAAGGCAAAGCGGTCGACATCGGCGGCTACTACGCAGCCAATCCTGAAAAAGCGGCACAAGCAATGCGTCCAAGCGCAACCTTTAATCAGGCCTTGTCAGCCTTATAATTAAAGCAATAAAAGGCCGTCTGAATTTTCAGACGGCCTCAAACCTTATGGAAGCACAATGAAAAAAACCATTCTTTCTCTTACTCTCCTCATCAGCGCTCCGGCTTTGTGGGCATTTTCCCCTGCCGAATTGGCACAAACCCTGCAAAAACCGCAAAACGTGCAAGGCAATTTTGTCCAACAACGCCAACTCAAATCCCTCAGCAAACCCATGACCACCAGCGGCAGCTTTACCCTTGTCCCACAAAAAGGCCTGCTCTGGAAAATGCAAAAACCATTTGAAACCACCCTGCGCGTTCGTTCAGATGGCATCATGCAATGGAACGGCAGCCAATGGGTCAACCCAAATGCCAGCAAGCTCAACGGCCAAAGCCGCCAAATCAAACTCTTCCTCGACCTTTTGGGCGGCAATACCCAAGGTTTGGAAAAACAATTTGATTTGAAATTAAACGGCAACGAACAAAAATGGACGTTGACCCTGACTCCGAAAACTGCCATTACCCGCCAAATCTTCAACCGTATCGAAATCAACGGCGATACGCTGGTGCGTAAAATCGAATTGGACGAAAAGCAAGGCGACAAAACCATCATGCAGTTCAACCAAATCCAAACCGATAAAGCTCTGGACAGCTTCAGCCGTACCGCCCTCTAAATTGTCTATCCCCAACAAAAGGCCGTCTGAAAATACATTTCAGACGGCCTTTTATATTAATCGGCTGAAGGCTGCTGCCCTTTTCTTTCCGCCTTTTTGGCTTCGCGAATGGCTTTAAGTTCTGCCTCTTTCTGTCTGGCTTTTTTCAGCCAAGTTTCCCATTGGTTTGGCGTTTCCAGCGTGATTCTGCCGATTTTGCCTTCGCGGAAATCAGTCAGGATATTTTCAGCGGCCTTTTGGTAGTTGACCCGTCCGCCGCTCAAAACCGCACCGCGTTTTTTGGCAATCCACTCCAGCCAAGAAGTATCGTCCCAATGACTGCTTGGATCTTTGTCGGCTTGATAACGCTCTTGCAACAGGGCCAGATAATGGCGGCGGAGGTAATCCAAAAGCTCAAGTGCCACTTCTTCTTCATCCAGCGCGTTGCGTCCAACTGCACCGCCAGCTGCAAGATTGTAACCGCCTTCTTCAACGATAATTTTTGGCCATAACATACCCGGGGTATCGTAAAGCCAGAAATCGTCGGCAAGGAAAAGGCGCTGTTCGGCTTTGGTAATACCGGGTTCATTACCGGTTTTGGCAGATTTTTTGCCGATCATACCGTTAATCAAGGTGGATTTGCCGACGTTGGGGATACCGCAAATCAGGACACGCAGCGGCTTCTCAATACCTTGGCGGTGCGGAATCATGGCGCGGCAGGCTTGGGTAATTTTGCCATGTGCGCCGGTTTCGGAAGAATCAAGCGCAATGGCACGGGTATCTTGGCGGCTGTTGTAGTGTTCGAGCCAAACTTTGGTACGCTCGGGATCGGCAAGATCTTGCTTGTTTAAGATTTTGAGTTTTGGCTTACCTTTGGACAACTGGGCAAGCAATGGGTTTTCGCTGGAAGCAGGCATACGCGCGTCCAACATCTCAATCACCATATCAACGCTTTTAATGCGTTCGGCAATGGCTTTTTTTGCCTTGTTCATGTGGCCGGGAAACCATTGGATAGCCATGTCTTTTTATTCTTTCTATTCGTATCTGAGGCCGTCTGAAAAATCATTGTTTTTCAGACGGCCTCGGTATTGGGATAATCGGTCAATCAGTATTTAGAGGTTGCCATGTTCATAGCTGTAATAACCTGCTTCATCCATACATTGCTCAAACGTTTTGGATGTATTGCCACGTTTGGTTCCATTTTGAACTTGTGATTTGCAGGTATTGATTTGGCGGGAAACTTCAGCTTCGCTCGCGCCGGTACGGTGCCAACGGTAAGCAGTAACAGGTTCTGTTGCACAAGCGGTCAAGATAAGCAGGGATAATGCGGTCAGACTGATTTTTTTCATGGTTTCTTCCTTTGAGGCCGTCTGAAACGGCAAGTTAGCGTCCTGCCAAGCTTTGTGCCTGACGGTGCCGGACAAGGAGTTCGTAACGGCCTTTGAGGCGCTCGGCCAGTTTTTCCACAACATAAACGGAGCGGTGCTGACCGCCGGTACAACCGATGGCAATCGTTACATAACTGCGGCTCTCTTGTTGCAGGCGCGGCAACCAGCGGCTAATAAAATGATCGATGTCATCAACCATTTCTTGAACCAACGGCTGCTGGCCCAAATAATCTTGAATAGGCTTGTCCATGCCGGTAAAGGGGCGCAATTCCGGATCATAATACGGATTGGGCAGGCTGCGCATATCAAACATAAAGTCGGCATTGTTGGGAACGCCGTATTTGAAACCAAAGGATTCAAGAATGACCAGCAAACCGACACGTTCAATATTGAGCCATTGTTGCACGGCATAACGCAGCTGCTGTGCGTTCATTTTGGACGTATCGATGCAATATGCGATGTCTCTAAGCGGGAAGAGCCACTCGCGTTCTTTTTGCAGGCTTTCCAACAAAGTCAGGTTTTGACCGGATAAAGGATGGCCGCGGCGGGTTTCCGAGAAGCGGCGAACCAACACACCCTCTTCCGCCTCAACAAACAGGACTTCGACCTGATGTCCTTCGTCACGCAAAAATTGGATTTGCTCTTGCGCTTCTTGGATATTGATACCGGAACGGATATCAACGCTGACACCAAGCTGAGTTTCTTCGCCGCGTTCAATATGGTACAACACCAGCGAAGGCAACATTTCCAAAGGCAGATTATCAACGCAATAAAAGCCTGAATCTTCGAGTTGTTTGAGGGCTACGGATTTTCCTGAGCCGGATAAGCCGCTAATCAGGACGATTTTCATGATTTTGTTCGTTTTCTTTGAGTTGTGTTTGATGGCGTTCGAGGAATTCTTTGGTGCTGTCTTTACCGCGCAATTGAAGGATGTAATTGCGCACTGCAGCTTCAACCAATACTGCTAAGTTTCGACCGATTGCAACAGGCAGGGTAACGGAACGGACGCTGACGTTGAGGATAGATTCTGTTTCGGTACGGATGCTCAATCGATCGAGTTGTTTCATGTATCCGTCGTCGGCCGGAACCAAATTAATAATCAGCTGGAGGATTTTTTTCGGACGGATAGAGGTTTCGCCAAAAATGTGGCGGATATTGAGTATGCCCAAGCCGCGTACTTCGAGGAAATCACGCAGCATAGGCGGACAACGGCCTTCCAGCATTTCCGGGCCGGTACGGAAAAGTTCGACCGCATCATCGGCAATCAGGCTGTGGCCGCGCGAAATCAGCTCCAATGCCAATTCGCTCTTACCCAAGCCGGATTGTCCGGTAATGAGTACGCCCACTTCAAATACATCCAAAAATACGCCGTGCTTGATGGTGGAAGTCGCCAATGTACGTTGCAGATAAATCCGCAAAACGTCCATCAAGTGCGGACTTTCC
This genomic interval from Neisseria sp. Marseille-Q5346 contains the following:
- a CDS encoding NADP-dependent isocitrate dehydrogenase; the encoded protein is MTKSTIIYTYTDEAPALATQSLLPIVQAFTRHADINVKTSDISLSGRILAAFPEYLTEVQRVPDALAELGELVKQPDANVIKLPNISASVPQLTAAIKELQSKGFAVPDYPADPQTDKEKAVRERYDRIKGSAVNPVLREGNSDRRAPKAVKNFAKKHPHSMGAWTKDSKTHVATMQSGDFFHNEQSVTVPEATSVSIVFTDKQGNKKELREPVALKAGEIIDATVMSKKALLAFLAEQVKDAKAKGVLFSLHMKATMMKVSDPIIFGHAVKVFFAPVFEKFGDKLAAAGVNVNNGFGNLLANLDKLDADTRAAVEAEIAAVYSANPDLAMVDSDKGITNLHVPSDVIVDASMPAMIRNSGRMWDKDGKAQDTKAVIPDSSYAGVYQATIDFCREHGAFDPTTMGTVPNVGLMAQAAEEYGSHNKTFEIEADGQVQVVDAAGNVLMQHDVEAGDIWRMCQTKDAPVKDWVQLAVNRARLSNTPAVFWLDENRPHDKGLLAKVKAYLAELDTDGLDIRVLAPEEAAKFSLGRLKNGEDTISVTGNVLRDYLTDLFPILELGTSAKMLSIVPLMNGGGMFETGAGGSAPKHVQQFLEENHLRWDSLGEFLALAVSFEHLAQKTGNAKAQVLADTLDAATEKLLLNDKSPKRKAGELDNRGSHFYLTLYWAQELAAQDKDAELKAAFAPLAAALTADEAKIVEELSAVQGKAVDIGGYYAANPEKAAQAMRPSATFNQALSAL
- a CDS encoding outer membrane lipoprotein carrier protein LolA; translation: MKKTILSLTLLISAPALWAFSPAELAQTLQKPQNVQGNFVQQRQLKSLSKPMTTSGSFTLVPQKGLLWKMQKPFETTLRVRSDGIMQWNGSQWVNPNASKLNGQSRQIKLFLDLLGGNTQGLEKQFDLKLNGNEQKWTLTLTPKTAITRQIFNRIEINGDTLVRKIELDEKQGDKTIMQFNQIQTDKALDSFSRTAL
- the ylqF gene encoding ribosome biogenesis GTPase YlqF — translated: MAIQWFPGHMNKAKKAIAERIKSVDMVIEMLDARMPASSENPLLAQLSKGKPKLKILNKQDLADPERTKVWLEHYNSRQDTRAIALDSSETGAHGKITQACRAMIPHRQGIEKPLRVLICGIPNVGKSTLINGMIGKKSAKTGNEPGITKAEQRLFLADDFWLYDTPGMLWPKIIVEEGGYNLAAGGAVGRNALDEEEVALELLDYLRRHYLALLQERYQADKDPSSHWDDTSWLEWIAKKRGAVLSGGRVNYQKAAENILTDFREGKIGRITLETPNQWETWLKKARQKEAELKAIREAKKAERKGQQPSAD
- a CDS encoding lipoprotein, which codes for MKKISLTALSLLILTACATEPVTAYRWHRTGASEAEVSRQINTCKSQVQNGTKRGNTSKTFEQCMDEAGYYSYEHGNL
- the rapZ gene encoding RNase adapter RapZ — its product is MKIVLISGLSGSGKSVALKQLEDSGFYCVDNLPLEMLPSLVLYHIERGEETQLGVSVDIRSGINIQEAQEQIQFLRDEGHQVEVLFVEAEEGVLVRRFSETRRGHPLSGQNLTLLESLQKEREWLFPLRDIAYCIDTSKMNAQQLRYAVQQWLNIERVGLLVILESFGFKYGVPNNADFMFDMRSLPNPYYDPELRPFTGMDKPIQDYLGQQPLVQEMVDDIDHFISRWLPRLQQESRSYVTIAIGCTGGQHRSVYVVEKLAERLKGRYELLVRHRQAQSLAGR
- the hprK gene encoding HPr(Ser) kinase/phosphatase, whose translation is MPSISVRRLFSDNQHKLELAWAAGNSGADNRIGVEADKPVLALVGHLNFIHPNQIQVVGVAEAEYLRRLESGELNYDFGELFDIPMSLVIVANGLSVSPKLRDYCHTNSIPLLTSKQESPHLMDVLRIYLQRTLATSTIKHGVFLDVFEVGVLITGQSGLGKSELALELISRGHSLIADDAVELFRTGPEMLEGRCPPMLRDFLEVRGLGILNIRHIFGETSIRPKKILQLIINLVPADDGYMKQLDRLSIRTETESILNVSVRSVTLPVAIGRNLAVLVEAAVRNYILQLRGKDSTKEFLERHQTQLKENEQNHENRPD